A genomic stretch from Megachile rotundata isolate GNS110a chromosome 1, iyMegRotu1, whole genome shotgun sequence includes:
- the LOC100874804 gene encoding apoptosis regulatory protein Siva, which translates to MPKRPCPFEDDLLPQLKIHVGQKQINNGVGHEERMKDVYGKTLNLLKEGVKTLSQRLNSSMEMNSTDLPSPQILSACKPKHERNSKQMVLNSKLELLGIDKAIQDTRPKYDLCECSQVITSTTCNKCSYCDQQLCNSCLFECISCSELFCQNCSLPAYDQEEKNKCLNCYR; encoded by the exons atgccaAAACGTCCATGTCCGTTTGAGGATGATTTATTGCCTCAATTAAAAATACACGTGGGTcaaaaacaaattaataacGGCGTGGGTCATGAAGAACGAATGAAAGATGTTTATG GAAAaacgttaaatttattaaaggAAGGTGTTAAAACACTGTCACAGAGATTAAATAGTTCTATGGAAATGAATTCCACTGATCTACCTTCACCACAAATACTTTCCGCTTGCAAACCTAAACATGAACGTAATTCTAAGCAAATGGTATTAAACAGTAAATTAGAATTATTGGGAATAGATAAAGCCATACAA gATACTCGACCAAAATATGATCTTTGCGAATGTAGTCAAGTAATAACTTCAACTACGTGTAATAAATGTTCATATTGCGATCAACAATTGTGTAATTCTTGTCTCTTCGAGTGCATTAGTTGTTCAGAGTTATTTTGTCAGAATTGTTCTCTACCCGC gtaTGATCAAGAAGAAAAAAACAAGTGCCTTAATTGTTATAGATGA